A genomic segment from Nicotiana tabacum cultivar K326 chromosome 9, ASM71507v2, whole genome shotgun sequence encodes:
- the LOC107790064 gene encoding S-adenosylmethionine decarboxylase proenzyme-like — protein sequence MEVALPASAIGFEGYEKRLEISFVEPGLFADPEGKGLRSLSKAQLDEILGPAECTIVDSLSNECVDSYVLSESSLFIYSYKIIIKTCGTTKLLLSIPAILKLADTLSLEVQAVKYTRGSFIFPGAQSFPHRHFSEEVAVLDSYFGKLTSGSKAVILGSPDKLQKWHVYSASAGPTQSKNPVYTLEMCMTSLDREKASIFYKTESSSAAQMTIRSGIRKILPNSDICDFEFDPCGYSMNSIEGAALSTIHVTPEDGFSYASFEAVGYDFKSSSLGSLVKRVLACFQPDEFSIALHADVALELLKHTCSLDVKGYSLAEWSPEELGKSGSIVYQKFARSSFCGSPKSVLQNCWKEEEKEEKEWC from the coding sequence ATGGAAGTGGCATTACCAGCTTCTGCCATAGGCTTTGAAGGTTATGAGAAGAGGCTTGAAATTTCATTTGTTGAACCTGGCCTTTTTGCTGATCCTGAAGGAAAAGGACTTCGATCACTGTCAAAAGCACAATTGGATGAGATTCTAGGACCTGCTGAGTGCACCATAGTTGATTCTCTTTCTAATGAGTGTGTTGACTCCTATGTCCTCTCTGAGTCGAGCCTTTTCATTTATTCTTACAAGATAATCATCAAGACCTGTGGTACCACAAAATTGCTTCTCTCAATTCCTGCCATCCTGAAGTTGGCTGATACCCTTTCACTTGAAGTACAAGCTGTGAAGTATACCCGTGGGAGTTTCATTTTCCCTGGGGCTCAGTCGTTTCCTCATCGTCACTTCTCTGAAGAAGTTGCTGTTCTTGATAGCTACTTTGGAAAGCTTACTTCAGGCAGCAAAGCTGTGATTTTGGGCAGTCCTGATAAACTTCAAAAATGGCATGTTTACTCTGCCTCGGCTGGACCTACTCAGTCTAAGAACCCTGTGTACACTCTTGAGATGTGCATGACTAGTTTGGATAGGGAGAAGGCTTCTATATTTTACAAGACCGAATCTAGCTCGGCAGCTCAAATGACTATTAGATCCGGCATAAGGAAGATCCTTCCCAACTCTGATATATGCGATTTTGAGTTTGATCCTTGTGGTTACTCCATGAATTCTATTGAAGGAGCTGCACTTTCTACTATTCATGTTACACCTGAAGATGGTTTTAGTTATGCTAGCTTTGAAGCAGTTGGATATGATTTTAAATCCTCGAGTCTGGGGTCGCTGGTTAAGAGGGTGCTGGCATGTTTCCAGCCTGATGAATTTTCTATTGCTTTGCATGCTGATGTTGCTCTTGAGCTACTGAAGCATACATGCTCTCTTGATGTTAAGGGCTACTCTCTTGCTGAGTGGAGCCCAGAAGAACTTGGTAAGAGTGGTTCTATTGTCTACCAGAAGTTTGCTAGGAGTTCCTTCTGTGGGTCTCCAAAGTCTGTTCTGCAGAACTGCTGGAAagaggaagagaaagaagaaaaggagtgGTGTTGA